From Sparus aurata chromosome 9, fSpaAur1.1, whole genome shotgun sequence, a single genomic window includes:
- the irs2b gene encoding insulin receptor substrate 2 has protein sequence MASPPHTGEQPPSPATTSSANNSSSSSSVKKCGYLKKQKHGHKRFFVLREPSEGFPARLEYYESEKKWKNKSAAKRVIPLDCCLNINKRADAKHKYLIALYTKDEYFAVAAEHEQEQESWYRVLTDLMAEGKVYDGSASNSASSLVGFDEASYGVITPVAAAYKEVWQVNLKSKGLGQSRNLTGVYRLCLSSRTISFVKLNTEVASVILQLMNIRRCGHSDSFFFIEVGRSAATGPGELWMQADDSVVAQNIHETILEAMKAMKELSEFRPRSKSQSSGTNPISVPTRRHLNNLPPSQTGLPRRSRTDSMAASSPVSKFSSCRIRTASEGDGTMTRPMSVTGSPLSPGVHRTLLSRSHTITTRPCRTFESSSLQHSKSMSMPLSRSPPMATPSPGNLSSCPDSSAPRPSSCSASFSGSPSDAGFISCEEYGSSPADARDLRLPLTLRSNTPESVRADTPPSRDSSELEGYMVMERRRLPELDKAYRKRTYSLTTPRQHRGPPQVSSASLDEYTLMRATYNNGSQSSRRAHTASPKGTYPEDYRDVQIGGDSGYMPMMPGVASQTLGSKDDPYMPMSPMCVSAPKQIINPRSHPSSVGQALRTDSPGSVSLEDSGYMRMWCGTKMSVESTDGKLANGEYLNMSPVDPLVSLTPPDYILSPLAGDPHSHPLHRQPYSYSSLPRSLKGQLQRNGSSDTDQYVVMSLQRQRIEEESNYCPVSPGDSVASSSPGTPGTPSSAQSPLRLAWKDGGLVHRSRVCRPTRLALESLRTLPCMSEHPLPSEPRSPGEYINIDFSIATHDRLASTVSESSESSDYANVDLSSPGHLGSHQAGGSPSAGCLNHTPEVLTRPGLVNTQQNTQRGDEEEEIKSTEGQIEERGMVEEYPLRQQVSLVCQPALVKDEYTEMTFSPPTPLPALCTTDAAPLPTSPTACVQRLSLESSISDGVPPVPLDSFLLGGPSLSVTLVDPHSGAKVIRADPQGRRRHSSETFSSTTTVTPVCPSFAHDTKRHSSASVENVSHTVCSSEGPDEDYGSNSPMCREMSAGYQNGLNYIALNLMEGNLGGCRLGDCDGLLRFKTACGCKGGMNGFNTSPYASLGFKETAAAVKE, from the coding sequence ATGGCGAGTCCGCCACACACGGGAGAGCAGCCGCCGTCTCCAGCTACTACGAGCAGCgcgaacaacagcagcagcagcagcagcgtgaaGAAGTGCGGCTACCTGAAGAAGCAGAAACACGGACACAAGCGCTTCTTCGTGCTGAGGGAGCCGAGCGAAGGTTTCCCTGCGCGGCTGGAGTACTACGAGAGCgagaagaaatggaaaaacaaatcgGCCGCGAAGAGAGTTATCCCCCTGGACTGCTGCCTCAACATCAACAAGAGAGCGGACGCGAAGCACAAATATCTCATCGCTCTCTACACCAAGGACGAGTACTTCGCCGTGGCGGCGGAACAcgagcaggagcaggagagctGGTACCGGGTGCTGACGGATTTAATGGCAGAGGGGAAAGTGTACGACGGCTCAGCCTCCAACTCTGCGTCCTCGCTGGTTGGCTTCGACGAGGCGAGCTACGGTGTGATAACGCCGGTTGCCGCCGCCTACAAGGAGGTATGGCAAGTCAACCTGAAATCCAAAGGCCTGGGTCAGAGCAGGAACCTGACCGGGGTGTACAGGCTCTGTCTCTCCAGCCGGACTATCAGCTTTGTCAAGCTGAACACAGAGGTCGCCTCCGTCATCTTACAGCTGATGAATATCCGGAGGTGCGGCCACTCTGACAGCTTTTTCTTCATCGAAGTTGGTCGATCTGCAGCCACGGGGCCGGGGGAGCTGTGGATGCAGGCtgatgactctgtggtggcgcAAAACATCCACGAAACTATCCTGGAAGCGATGAAAGCCATGAAGGAGCTGTCGGAGTTCCGTCCGCGCAGCAAAAGCCAGTCATCCGGCACAAACCCCATCTCGGTGCCGACGCGGCGGCACCTGAACAATCTCCCCCCCAGCCAGACCGGGCTCCCCCGCCGGTCGCGCACTGACAGCATGGCTGCGAGCTCTCCGGTGAGCAAATTCTCCTCCTGTCGAATACGCACGGCCAGCGAGGGCGACGGTACCATGACACGCCCCATGTCAGTGACCGGCAGCCCCCTGAGCCCGGGGGTCCACAGGACCCTGCTGAGCAGATCTCACACCATCACAACAAGACCTTGTCGGACATTTGAATCTTCTTCCCTCCAGCACAGTAAGTCCATGTCTATGCCCCTGTCTCGTTCCCCGCCCATGGCCACCCCCAGCCCAGGGAATCTGTCCTCATGTCCAGACAGCAGTGCTCCTCGCCCCTCCAGCTGCAGTGCCTCTTTCTCAGGCTCCCCCAGTGATGCTGGGTTTATATCATGTGAGGAGTATGGCTCCAGCCCTGCGGACGCCAGAGACCTGAGGCTACCACTCACCCTCCGCAGCAACACTCCTGAGTCTGTCAGAGCTGACACTCCCCCCTCCCGGGACAGCAGTGAGCTGGAGGGCTACATGGTGATGGAGCGTCGACGGTTACCGGAGCTCGACAAGGCTTATCGAAAGCGCACATACTCCCTTACTACACCCCGTCAGCACAGGGGTCCCCCCCAAGTTTCTTCAGCCTCTCTGGATGAGTATACTCTGATGAGGGCTACCTACAACAATGGAAGCCAGTCTTCTCGCAGGGCTCACACCGCCTCACCTAAAGGGACCTATCCTGAGGATTACAGGGACGTTCAGATCGGCGGTGACAGTGGCTACATGCCCATGATGCCAGGTGTGGCATCTCAGACACTGGGGTCCAAGGATGACCCCTACATGCCCATGAGCcccatgtgtgtttctgctccaaAGCAGATCATCAACCCCCGTTCACACCCCTCTTCAGTGGGGCAGGCCTTACGCACAGACTCCCCTGGGAGCGTCTCTCTGGAGGACAGTGGCTACATGCGGATGTGGTGCGGAACCAAGATGTCAGTGGAGAGCACAGATGGAAAGCTCGCAAATGGCGAGTACCTGAACATGTCTCCTGTTGACCCCCTAGTGTCTCTCACACCCCCGGACTACATCCTCAGTCCTCTAGCAGGGGATCCCCACTCCCACCCCCTTCACAGACAGCCTTATTCATACAGCTCTCTACCACGCTCACTTAAAGGCCAGTTGCAGCGCAACGGGTCCTCAGACACAGACCAGTATGTGGTGATGAGTTTACAGAGACAGCGGATAGAAGAGGAGTCCAACTATTGTCCTGTCTCTCCCGGAGACTCTGTTGCCAGCAGCTCTCCGGGGACACCGGGCACCCCATCCTCTGCCCAATCTCCTCTCAGACTGGCTTGGAAAGATGGCGGTCTGGTACACCGGAGTAGGGTGTGTCGACCCACCCGCCTGGCTCTGGAATCTCTCAGAACACTTCCATGTATGAGCGAACACCCCCTTCCCTCAGAGCCACGCAGCCCTGGAGAGTACATCAACATAGACTTCAGTATTGCTACCCACGACCGGCTGGCATCCACAGTGTCGGAGAGCTCTGAGTCCTCAGACTATGCTAATGTTGACCTCAGCTCCCCGGGTCACCTTGGCTCACACCAAGCTGGGGGTTCCCCCTCTGCAGGGTGCCTAAACCACACGCCTGAAGTGTTGACTCGCCCTGGTCTGGTGAACACCcagcagaacacacagagaggcgatgaggaagaggagataaAAAGCACAGAGGGACAGATAGAGGAGCGGGGGATGGTAGAGGAATATCCTCTCCGACAGCAGGTGAGCCTGGTGTGTCAGCCTGCTTTAGTCAAGGATGAGTACACTGAGATGACTTTCAGTCCTCCCACCCCTCTACCTGCTCTCTGCACCACTGATGCTGCTCCCCTCCCCACCAGCCCCACCGCCTGTGTGCAGAGACTCAGCCTGGAGAGCAGCATATCAGACGGGGTGCCCCCTGTGCCATTGGACTCTTTCCTCCTGGGCGGTCCTTCGTTATCTGTCACCCTCGTGGATCCGCACAGCGGGGCCAAAGTGATCCGGGCTGACCCTCAGGGGCGTAGGCGGCACAGCTCTGAGACATTCTCCTCTACCACCACTGTCACACCCGTGTGCCCATCCTTTGCCCACGACACCAAACGGCACAGCTCTGCCTCTGTGGAGAATGTATCACACactgtctgcagctctgaggGACCCGATGAGGACTACGGCAGCAACAGCCCCATGTGCCGGGAGATGTCAGCTGGTTATCAAAATGGACTTAACTACATTGCCTTAAACTTGATGGAGGGAAACCTTGGAGGGTGCAGGTTAGGGGACTGTGATGGACTCTTGAGGTTCAAGACAGCCTGTGGCTGCAAGGGGGGCATGAACGGTTTCAACACCAGCCCGTACGCCAGCCTGGGATTCAaagagactgctgctgctgtgaaag